From Methylocystis sp. ATCC 49242, one genomic window encodes:
- a CDS encoding class I SAM-dependent methyltransferase: MQMLSQEDQDFLNLENSVSEFCARFQQNDPHTTISSIHKLCRSLGDYLQHQPEDVGEILRPAWRLHGASPFIRRLQRWPRGYPGDFETIEWLADATPRIDASDPAYWLEWYALNCPIAQQHRNKLVWQRRIIERAARRGGRIMNLGCGGCADLAGDPPFLEDCDFTLIDMDSDALALSADRLRKARSVASIKQDALRGAREAATLGPFDAIVCGGLFDYLPSRHVSRLLNQLSASVAADGCIAFTNISDSNPYRIWIENLADWKLIHRSEDDIRCIVAKADAPSAKLRIERDASKLALLCTLHF; the protein is encoded by the coding sequence ATGCAGATGCTATCTCAAGAAGATCAGGATTTTCTCAATCTTGAAAATTCCGTGTCCGAATTTTGCGCGCGCTTTCAGCAAAACGATCCCCACACGACAATAAGCTCGATTCACAAACTTTGCAGATCACTTGGGGATTATCTGCAGCACCAACCTGAAGACGTCGGCGAAATTCTTCGCCCGGCATGGCGACTGCACGGCGCGTCACCATTCATAAGGAGGCTGCAGAGGTGGCCGCGTGGTTATCCGGGCGACTTCGAAACGATCGAATGGTTGGCTGACGCAACGCCTCGCATCGACGCGAGCGATCCAGCCTACTGGCTGGAATGGTACGCCCTGAACTGTCCGATCGCCCAGCAGCACAGGAACAAACTCGTTTGGCAACGAAGGATTATTGAACGGGCGGCGCGACGAGGCGGCAGGATTATGAATCTCGGCTGCGGCGGATGCGCCGACCTCGCCGGCGATCCGCCATTCCTCGAGGATTGCGACTTCACCCTCATCGACATGGACAGCGACGCGCTCGCACTCTCGGCCGACAGGCTGCGAAAGGCCCGGTCGGTGGCTTCAATCAAACAGGATGCTTTAAGGGGCGCTCGCGAAGCGGCGACGTTGGGTCCTTTCGACGCCATCGTTTGCGGCGGATTGTTCGACTATCTGCCATCGCGGCACGTCAGCCGGCTTCTCAATCAGCTTTCGGCTTCGGTAGCCGCCGACGGCTGCATCGCGTTCACCAATATTTCCGACAGCAATCCATACAGGATCTGGATCGAGAACCTGGCCGACTGGAAACTGATTCACCGCAGCGAAGACGACATACGTTGCATTGTCGCCAAAGCAGACGCGCCGTCCGCGAAATTGAGAATAGAACGAGATGCGTCGAAGCTGGCGCTCCTTTGCACGCTGCATTTTTAG
- a CDS encoding RsmB/NOP family class I SAM-dependent RNA methyltransferase has translation MSSNSRSTPSRSKPARPSARQGFVPAEAAREAEAAKTPGLLARLAAAAIICDVVQGGHRLDECFSANAVPSRLTGLDPRDVALTRSIATVSLRRLGVIRHVLSELLEKGLPRQAGRLEYTLIAAAAQLLFLDAADHAAVDLAVRATRLEPKTGAFAGLVNGVLRNLLRRREEFLELAASGEYDTPPWLAQRWRKHYGDEAAHAISAMHMLEPPLDVSVKSNPEEWARQLDGLVLPTGSVRLRTRAAIPELPGYADGEWWVQDAAAALPARLLGAKPDERVLDMCAAPGGKTAQLVHARAHVVALDRSAERLKLLAANLARLDLRADIAVGDATGYQAQPFDAILVDAPCSATGTIRRHPDVPWTKKPGDIDTLAALQAKMLARAALLTKAGGRIVYCTCSLEPEEGEQQIAAFLRRNPDFRREPITAAEGVPAEFINRDGDLRTLPCFWPNEDPRLAGIDGFFAARLTRQA, from the coding sequence GTGAGCAGCAATAGTAGATCAACCCCCTCGCGATCGAAACCGGCGCGGCCGTCCGCGCGACAGGGCTTCGTCCCGGCGGAAGCCGCTCGCGAGGCCGAAGCGGCCAAGACGCCCGGCCTTCTCGCCCGTCTCGCGGCCGCCGCCATCATCTGCGACGTGGTGCAGGGCGGCCACCGGCTCGACGAATGTTTTTCGGCCAATGCGGTGCCCTCGCGCCTCACCGGCCTCGACCCGCGGGACGTCGCGCTCACGCGCTCCATCGCGACCGTCTCGCTCCGCCGGCTCGGCGTCATCCGTCACGTCCTGTCCGAGCTTCTGGAGAAGGGCCTGCCGCGGCAGGCCGGGCGCCTCGAATACACGCTGATCGCCGCCGCCGCGCAGCTCCTGTTTCTCGACGCCGCCGACCACGCGGCCGTCGACCTCGCCGTGCGAGCGACGCGGCTCGAGCCCAAGACCGGCGCCTTCGCCGGCCTCGTTAATGGCGTCCTGCGCAATCTGCTTCGTCGGCGCGAGGAATTTCTCGAACTCGCCGCGAGCGGCGAATACGACACGCCGCCCTGGCTCGCCCAGCGCTGGCGCAAGCACTACGGGGACGAGGCGGCGCACGCCATCTCCGCCATGCACATGCTTGAGCCTCCGCTCGACGTCTCCGTGAAGTCGAATCCGGAAGAATGGGCGAGACAGCTCGACGGCCTCGTGCTGCCGACGGGCTCCGTGCGGCTGCGGACGCGCGCCGCGATCCCGGAGCTTCCCGGCTACGCCGACGGCGAATGGTGGGTGCAGGACGCAGCCGCCGCGCTGCCGGCGCGTCTCCTCGGCGCAAAGCCCGACGAGCGCGTGCTCGACATGTGCGCCGCGCCCGGCGGCAAGACGGCGCAACTCGTTCATGCGCGCGCCCATGTCGTTGCGCTGGACCGCTCGGCTGAGCGGCTGAAGCTGCTCGCCGCAAATCTCGCGCGGCTCGACCTGCGCGCCGATATCGCCGTGGGCGACGCCACGGGCTATCAGGCGCAGCCTTTCGACGCCATACTCGTCGACGCGCCCTGTTCCGCGACGGGCACGATAAGGCGGCATCCCGACGTGCCCTGGACCAAGAAACCCGGCGACATCGACACGCTCGCCGCGCTGCAGGCCAAGATGCTCGCGCGCGCCGCCTTGCTGACGAAGGCGGGCGGACGCATCGTCTACTGCACTTGCTCGCTGGAGCCGGAAGAAGGCGAGCAGCAGATAGCGGCCTTCCTGCGACGCAATCCGGATTTCCGACGCGAGCCGATCACGGCCGCGGAGGGCGTGCCGGCGGAATTCATCAATCGCGACGGCGACCTGCGCACCCTGCCGTGCTTCTGGCCGAACGAAGACCCGAGGCTTGCGGGGATCGACGGGTTTTTCGCGGCACGGCTGACGCGGCAGGCATAG
- a CDS encoding DUF1674 domain-containing protein, with protein MSDAPRASDDDKHRETKNNLPAAAQRALAEAEARRRDAVDKAKATEIGGRGGLDPARFGDWEVKGVASDF; from the coding sequence ATGTCCGACGCGCCTCGCGCAAGCGACGACGACAAGCATCGCGAAACAAAGAACAATTTGCCGGCCGCCGCACAGCGAGCGCTGGCCGAGGCCGAAGCTCGCCGCCGCGACGCTGTGGACAAGGCCAAGGCGACGGAGATCGGCGGTCGCGGCGGGCTCGATCCCGCGCGCTTCGGCGATTGGGAGGTGAAGGGCGTCGCCAGCGATTTCTGA
- a CDS encoding dienelactone hydrolase family protein has product MTQQDGGKGYAKAAGAAAPQTIVTDEAGLEAALTTLPDGSPAYVARPEGRRGLPVILIGQEIFGLHEHIRDIARRFAKLGYFAVAPDYLIRYGDPMAAPDIDAIRAIVAKVPDAETMAIFDAALAHAGANGGDVSRAAVTGFCWGGRIAWLYAAHNPKLKACAPWYGRLDGPHTDRQPRWPIDIAGDLRVPTLGLYGGADPSIPLDLIAAMRAKLSAAGAPAEIVVYDDAPHAFYADYRESYRDAAAVDAWGRMLAFLRAKGVG; this is encoded by the coding sequence ATGACGCAACAAGACGGCGGCAAGGGATATGCGAAGGCGGCCGGCGCAGCCGCGCCACAGACGATCGTCACGGACGAGGCGGGGCTGGAAGCGGCATTGACGACATTGCCGGACGGCTCGCCCGCCTATGTCGCCCGGCCGGAGGGACGACGCGGCCTACCCGTAATATTGATCGGTCAGGAGATTTTCGGCCTGCACGAACATATCCGCGACATCGCCCGCCGTTTCGCGAAGCTGGGCTATTTCGCGGTCGCCCCCGATTATCTCATCCGATACGGCGACCCGATGGCGGCGCCGGATATCGACGCCATCCGCGCCATCGTCGCCAAAGTCCCGGACGCCGAGACTATGGCCATCTTCGACGCGGCGCTGGCGCACGCCGGCGCGAATGGCGGCGATGTGTCGCGCGCGGCCGTCACCGGCTTTTGCTGGGGCGGGCGCATCGCCTGGCTTTATGCCGCGCATAATCCGAAGCTGAAAGCCTGTGCGCCCTGGTACGGTCGCCTCGACGGCCCGCATACCGACCGACAGCCGCGCTGGCCGATCGACATCGCGGGCGACTTGCGCGTGCCGACGCTCGGCCTTTACGGGGGCGCCGATCCGAGCATTCCGCTCGATCTCATAGCCGCCATGCGGGCGAAGCTCTCCGCGGCCGGGGCGCCGGCGGAAATTGTCGTTTATGACGACGCCCCCCACGCCTTCTACGCAGATTACCGCGAGAGCTATCGCGACGCCGCGGCCGTCGACGCCTGGGGGCGGATGCTGGCCTTCCTGCGGGCGAAGGGGGTGGGGTAG
- a CDS encoding potassium transporter Kup — translation MMQQPGAEQPQTITPVPASGPELEHGHEHGKGGLIGLVIGSIGVVYGDIGTSPLYALRESLAHQVEADSLTEEAVIGSISLLIFALIFTVTIKYIFFVMRADNRGEGGILSLMALAQTAMGRRTQVAFLLGVGGAALFAGEAMITPAISVMSAIEGLELVTHRFSEFVIPITIFILVTLFWVQSHGTARVAAFFGPIMITFFLTIGVLGASHIPDAPQVLAAFDPRRGIMFLVTHGWLGFVVLGSVFLAVTGVEALYADMGHFGRFPIQIAWLCFVLPALLLNYLGQGALILSKPESVGNPFFLLAPDWGLLPLVILSTMATTIAAQAVITGAFSLARQAIQLGLLPRLEITHTSAMQEGQIYIGRVNRLLLIGVLLLVIAFKSSSALASAYGIAVTGTMVLSTSLLFIVAWRKWGWPLGAAILFAASFLIVEFAFLAANLMKVVDGGWVPLVLGGCAMIVMWTWVRGTRLLAEKTHRDSLPIMELIAMLEKSRPTRVPGMAIFLTSDPNVAPTALMHNLKHNKVLHERVLVICVKTEDRPRVAPEKRFEIEKLAENFYTAKLHYGFMESPRVPAALAAMRKAGLKYDIMTTSFFLGRRSIKESPASEMPAWQDKLYVALTKQAANATDFFSIPSDRVVELGAQVTI, via the coding sequence ATGATGCAGCAGCCGGGCGCGGAACAGCCGCAGACGATCACGCCGGTTCCGGCCTCCGGCCCCGAACTCGAGCATGGGCATGAGCATGGCAAGGGCGGACTCATCGGCCTCGTGATCGGCTCGATCGGCGTCGTCTACGGCGACATCGGCACGAGCCCGCTCTATGCGCTGCGCGAGTCGCTCGCCCATCAGGTCGAGGCCGACTCGCTCACCGAGGAAGCTGTGATCGGCTCCATCTCGCTCCTCATCTTCGCGCTGATTTTCACGGTCACGATCAAATACATCTTCTTCGTGATGCGCGCCGACAACCGCGGCGAGGGCGGCATTCTCTCGCTGATGGCGCTGGCGCAAACGGCCATGGGTCGGCGCACGCAGGTCGCCTTCCTGCTCGGCGTCGGCGGCGCCGCGCTTTTCGCCGGCGAGGCGATGATCACCCCGGCCATCTCGGTGATGTCGGCGATCGAGGGTCTCGAACTCGTGACGCATCGCTTCAGCGAATTCGTCATACCCATCACCATTTTCATTCTGGTGACGCTGTTCTGGGTGCAGAGCCATGGCACGGCGCGGGTTGCGGCCTTCTTCGGCCCGATCATGATCACCTTCTTCCTCACCATCGGCGTGCTCGGCGCCTCGCATATTCCCGACGCGCCGCAGGTGCTCGCCGCATTCGATCCGCGGCGCGGCATCATGTTCCTTGTCACCCATGGCTGGCTCGGCTTCGTGGTGCTCGGCTCGGTGTTTCTGGCCGTGACCGGCGTCGAGGCGCTCTATGCCGACATGGGCCATTTCGGCCGCTTTCCGATCCAGATCGCCTGGCTCTGCTTCGTGCTGCCGGCGCTTCTGCTCAACTATCTCGGCCAGGGCGCGCTGATCCTGTCGAAGCCCGAGTCGGTCGGCAACCCGTTCTTTCTGCTTGCGCCGGACTGGGGGCTCCTGCCGCTCGTCATCCTCTCCACAATGGCGACGACCATCGCCGCGCAGGCGGTCATCACCGGCGCCTTCTCGCTCGCCCGGCAGGCCATCCAGCTCGGCCTTCTGCCGCGCCTCGAAATCACCCACACCTCAGCCATGCAGGAGGGGCAGATCTACATCGGCCGCGTCAATCGCCTGCTGCTGATCGGCGTGCTTCTGCTCGTCATCGCCTTCAAGAGCTCGTCCGCGCTCGCCTCCGCCTATGGCATCGCCGTGACGGGCACGATGGTGCTGTCGACCTCGCTCCTCTTCATCGTTGCCTGGCGCAAATGGGGCTGGCCGCTGGGGGCGGCGATCCTGTTCGCGGCGTCGTTCCTCATCGTCGAATTCGCCTTCCTCGCCGCCAATCTGATGAAGGTCGTGGACGGCGGCTGGGTGCCGCTGGTGCTCGGCGGCTGCGCGATGATCGTCATGTGGACATGGGTGCGGGGAACGCGGCTGCTGGCCGAAAAGACCCATCGCGACTCGCTCCCCATCATGGAGCTGATCGCCATGCTGGAGAAATCCCGTCCCACGCGCGTGCCGGGCATGGCGATCTTTCTCACGAGCGACCCCAATGTCGCGCCCACCGCGCTCATGCATAATCTCAAGCACAACAAGGTGTTGCATGAGCGTGTGCTGGTGATTTGCGTGAAGACCGAGGACCGGCCCCGCGTCGCGCCGGAGAAGCGTTTCGAAATCGAGAAGCTTGCCGAGAATTTCTACACCGCGAAGCTGCATTACGGCTTCATGGAAAGCCCGCGCGTGCCCGCCGCCCTCGCCGCCATGCGGAAGGCGGGGCTGAAATATGACATCATGACCACGAGCTTCTTCCTCGGCCGTCGCTCCATCAAGGAAAGCCCCGCCTCCGAAATGCCGGCCTGGCAGGACAAGCTCTATGTCGCGCTCACGAAACAGGCCGCCAACGCCACGGACTTCTTCTCGATTCCATCCGACCGCGTGGTGGAGCTGGGGGCGCAGGTGACGATCTGA
- the trpA gene encoding tryptophan synthase subunit alpha: MSTRIDDRFNALKAEGRAALVTFVMAGDPDPATSLDIVKALPAAGADVIELGMPFTDPMADGPAIQAAGLRALKAGMTLRKTLKLVTDFRAGDNETPIVLMGYYNPIYVYGVDKFLADARAAGVDGLIVVDLPPEEDQELCIPARDAGLNFIRLATPTTDDRRLPKVLENTSGFVYYVSLTGITGAALADYAGVSQAVKRIKGHTGLPIAVGFGVKNAANAAEMARTADGVVVGSALVEALKASLDAGNKASPQSVEAVTSLVASIAGGVHGARSPAPAKIGAFSWLTRLWS; encoded by the coding sequence ATGTCCACTCGCATCGACGACCGTTTCAACGCCCTGAAAGCCGAAGGGCGCGCCGCGCTCGTGACATTCGTGATGGCGGGCGATCCCGACCCCGCGACCTCTCTCGACATCGTCAAGGCGCTGCCAGCCGCCGGCGCCGACGTGATCGAACTGGGCATGCCCTTCACCGACCCCATGGCCGACGGACCGGCGATTCAGGCCGCGGGCCTGCGGGCGCTCAAGGCCGGGATGACGCTCAGGAAGACCCTGAAGCTCGTGACCGACTTCCGCGCCGGCGACAACGAAACGCCAATCGTGCTGATGGGCTACTACAACCCCATTTATGTCTATGGCGTGGACAAGTTCCTCGCCGACGCCAGGGCGGCGGGCGTGGACGGCCTGATCGTCGTCGATCTTCCCCCCGAAGAAGACCAGGAGCTGTGCATCCCCGCGCGCGACGCGGGGCTGAACTTCATCCGCCTCGCCACGCCGACGACGGACGACCGGCGCCTTCCCAAGGTTCTCGAAAATACGTCTGGCTTCGTCTATTATGTCTCGCTGACGGGCATCACTGGCGCGGCGCTCGCGGATTACGCCGGCGTGAGTCAGGCGGTGAAACGCATCAAGGGCCATACGGGATTGCCGATCGCAGTGGGCTTCGGCGTGAAAAACGCGGCGAACGCCGCGGAAATGGCGCGGACGGCGGACGGCGTGGTGGTGGGCTCGGCGCTGGTCGAGGCGCTGAAGGCGTCGCTCGACGCTGGTAACAAGGCGAGCCCGCAAAGCGTCGAGGCGGTGACGTCGCTCGTCGCGAGCATCGCCGGCGGCGTGCATGGCGCGAGAAGCCCGGCCCCCGCGAAAATCGGCGCGTTTTCCTGGCTGACGAGGCTCTGGTCATGA